In the Flavobacterium sp. J372 genome, one interval contains:
- a CDS encoding PRTRC system protein E, giving the protein MNANFFNQIAQLDFTGVLQLNIAKGAESNLIVSVILNNEQCGDNAKNLIPPLTFNATPQEFDEGFFQQITTPIQKASGLMVDMEVFMKQLEEAKKQSAMEKEKAEKEKKEKETKDKKYKEGLAKADELEKEGKFRDAWMKVPDITEFPEKADEIRKRKTELSEKFSTPSLFGAE; this is encoded by the coding sequence ATGAACGCAAATTTTTTCAATCAGATAGCACAGTTGGACTTTACAGGAGTTTTACAACTAAACATAGCCAAAGGAGCAGAAAGCAACCTAATTGTATCAGTAATACTCAACAACGAGCAATGCGGAGATAACGCCAAAAACCTCATTCCCCCATTAACATTTAACGCCACACCACAGGAGTTTGACGAGGGATTTTTTCAGCAGATAACCACACCTATACAAAAGGCTTCGGGCTTAATGGTGGATATGGAAGTATTTATGAAGCAATTGGAAGAAGCTAAAAAACAATCAGCAATGGAGAAAGAAAAAGCAGAGAAAGAGAAAAAGGAAAAGGAAACTAAAGACAAGAAGTATAAAGAAGGTCTTGCAAAGGCTGACGAACTGGAGAAAGAAGGCAAATTCCGTGATGCGTGGATGAAAGTACCCGATATAACGGAGTTCCCCGAAAAAGCGGACGAAATCCGTAAACGCAAAACGGAATTATCGGAGAAGTTTTCAACACCGAGCCTTTTCGGAGCAGAGTAA
- a CDS encoding PRTRC system protein C encodes MLLATQLERVFILNDKGQQIKLTDPEPKWSVEAVMNFYANSYPILTTAKVSAPVIRDDTVQYRFESVMGTKG; translated from the coding sequence ATGTTATTAGCAACGCAATTAGAAAGGGTATTTATACTCAACGATAAAGGACAGCAAATTAAACTGACCGACCCAGAACCCAAATGGAGCGTGGAAGCCGTGATGAATTTCTATGCAAATTCTTATCCGATACTGACCACTGCCAAAGTATCCGCCCCTGTTATCCGTGACGATACAGTACAGTACCGATTTGAGAGCGTAATGGGAACGAAAGGTTAA
- a CDS encoding helix-turn-helix domain-containing protein: MNIDKMEFVAWMERIMERFNILSDDINDLQKKRNSIDGEELLDNQDLLQMLKISNRSLQRYRSIGKLPYYTISGKLYYKLSDVHQFIRESFNPPPPKIDRQ, encoded by the coding sequence ATGAATATCGACAAAATGGAATTTGTGGCGTGGATGGAACGTATCATGGAGCGTTTCAATATCCTTAGTGACGATATAAATGATTTGCAAAAGAAGCGTAACAGTATTGATGGGGAAGAATTATTGGATAATCAGGACCTACTCCAAATGCTAAAAATAAGCAATCGGTCCTTGCAGCGGTATCGTTCCATCGGAAAGCTGCCTTATTATACCATAAGCGGAAAACTGTATTACAAGTTGTCTGATGTGCATCAGTTTATACGGGAAAGTTTTAATCCACCGCCACCCAAAATAGACCGCCAATAA
- a CDS encoding T9SS type A sorting domain-containing protein, with translation MKKLLLSAAALLTLFCGQAQSYQQNFEGSHNDIFNQGWRFVNLEGSPQNNGIYSPTASIQAIGIQGSAAGMATFNLVNQIPTHITNLDCVIISPAIQINNADGFVNYTTGSVSIGSNASSHYSVYIITKAQMDAANTPAALKTLLTARPADDEAIINNETVGTGFDLADYAGEAIHFIFRLHNSPTNSIFLVDDFKVTGAVLGTDDVKQPKVSIYPNPAADFITINSQDIEEVSFTDMNGRTVLSKKNIYTDNYNIEISGLSQGIYLMTVTTVNGITTQKVVKS, from the coding sequence ATGAAAAAACTTTTACTATCAGCAGCTGCCCTGCTGACGCTTTTCTGTGGGCAGGCACAATCGTATCAACAAAATTTCGAAGGCAGCCATAATGACATTTTCAACCAGGGCTGGAGATTTGTAAATCTCGAAGGTTCGCCGCAAAATAATGGCATTTACAGCCCAACTGCATCAATTCAGGCTATTGGTATACAAGGAAGTGCAGCAGGTATGGCAACATTTAATCTAGTGAACCAGATACCTACCCATATCACTAACCTTGACTGTGTTATAATATCTCCTGCTATACAAATTAATAATGCAGATGGTTTTGTAAATTATACAACCGGCAGCGTAAGTATCGGCAGCAATGCAAGTTCGCATTATTCGGTATATATCATAACCAAAGCTCAAATGGATGCTGCAAACACGCCCGCTGCGTTAAAAACATTGCTGACAGCACGGCCTGCAGATGATGAGGCCATAATTAACAATGAAACTGTAGGCACAGGGTTTGACCTTGCTGATTACGCAGGTGAAGCCATCCATTTCATTTTCAGGCTTCACAATTCTCCTACCAACAGTATTTTCCTGGTAGATGATTTTAAGGTTACCGGAGCAGTATTAGGGACTGATGATGTTAAGCAACCGAAAGTTTCTATTTACCCTAATCCTGCTGCCGACTTTATAACAATAAATTCGCAAGATATTGAAGAGGTTAGCTTTACAGACATGAACGGACGTACAGTTCTTTCTAAAAAAAATATATATACCGATAATTACAATATTGAAATTTCGGGGCTATCGCAGGGTATCTACCTGATGACGGTTACTACAGTAAATGGCATTACCACACAAAAAGTTGTAAAGTCATAA
- a CDS encoding YifB family Mg chelatase-like AAA ATPase yields MLIKVFGSAVFGVEATTITVEVNIDKGVGYHLVGLPDNAIKESSYRIAAALKNNGYSLPGKKITINMAPADLRKEGSAYDLTLAIGILAASGQINSEEVDKYIIMGELSLDGGLQPIKGALPIAIKAREEGFKGFFLPKQNVKEAAIVDGLEVYGVENVMEVIDFLEGRGTLEPTVFNTREEFYKTLDFPEFDFSDVKGQESIKRCMEIAAAGGHNIILIGPPGAGKTMLAKRLPSILPPMTLREALETTKIHSVAGKLKEAGLMNQRPFRSPHHTISNVALVGGGSYPQPGEISMAHNGVLFLDELPEFKREVLEVMRQPLEDREVTISRAKFTITYPSSFMLVASMNPSPGGYFNDPDAPVSSSPHEMQRYMSKISGPLLDRIDIHIEVTPVPFDKLSDNRKAESSVEIRERVIKAREVQTQRFEHLPGVHYNAQMGTRQIREYCSLDESSLQLLKTAMERLNLSARAYDRILKVSRTIADLEGAENIGPQHISEAIQYRSLDREGWLG; encoded by the coding sequence ATGCTGATAAAAGTTTTCGGGAGTGCTGTTTTCGGGGTTGAAGCAACAACAATTACCGTTGAAGTAAATATTGATAAAGGGGTAGGCTATCATTTGGTAGGGCTGCCTGATAATGCTATAAAGGAAAGCAGTTACCGTATAGCCGCTGCGCTCAAAAACAATGGCTACAGCCTTCCGGGGAAGAAAATAACCATAAACATGGCTCCGGCTGATTTGCGAAAGGAAGGTTCAGCTTATGACCTTACACTTGCCATAGGTATCCTTGCTGCATCAGGACAAATAAATAGTGAAGAAGTTGACAAATACATTATAATGGGTGAACTTTCGCTTGACGGTGGCCTGCAGCCTATAAAAGGTGCTTTGCCCATTGCGATTAAAGCCCGTGAAGAAGGCTTTAAGGGCTTTTTCCTACCAAAACAGAATGTAAAGGAGGCTGCCATTGTTGACGGCCTTGAGGTATATGGTGTTGAAAATGTAATGGAAGTAATTGACTTTCTTGAAGGTCGCGGCACACTCGAGCCAACTGTCTTTAACACGCGGGAAGAATTTTATAAGACGCTCGACTTCCCCGAATTTGATTTTAGCGATGTAAAAGGGCAGGAGTCAATCAAGCGATGTATGGAGATTGCTGCAGCGGGTGGGCATAACATAATACTTATCGGTCCGCCGGGTGCTGGTAAAACCATGCTTGCAAAGCGTTTGCCGAGCATCCTGCCGCCCATGACGCTGCGTGAAGCCCTTGAAACTACTAAGATACATAGCGTAGCAGGCAAGCTGAAAGAGGCGGGATTGATGAACCAGCGCCCTTTCCGGAGCCCGCACCATACAATTTCAAATGTGGCACTTGTTGGCGGTGGGAGCTACCCCCAACCGGGCGAAATTTCAATGGCACATAACGGCGTTTTGTTTCTTGATGAACTCCCTGAATTTAAGCGTGAAGTGCTTGAAGTGATGCGCCAGCCGCTTGAAGATCGTGAGGTCACTATATCACGTGCTAAATTTACCATAACATACCCATCATCTTTTATGCTGGTGGCGAGTATGAACCCCAGTCCCGGCGGCTATTTTAATGACCCAGATGCCCCTGTAAGTTCTTCCCCGCACGAAATGCAGCGGTATATGAGCAAGATTTCAGGCCCGCTGCTTGACAGGATTGATATCCATATTGAGGTAACACCCGTACCGTTTGATAAACTTTCTGATAACAGGAAAGCCGAGAGCAGTGTAGAGATACGCGAACGTGTAATTAAAGCCCGTGAGGTGCAGACACAGCGGTTTGAACATCTGCCGGGTGTGCATTACAATGCCCAAATGGGTACAAGGCAAATACGAGAATACTGTTCATTAGACGAATCTTCATTGCAATTACTTAAGACTGCTATGGAAAGGCTTAATCTCTCAGCCCGTGCTTATGACAGGATTTTAAAAGTATCTCGCACTATTGCCGACCTTGAAGGCGCCGAGAATATTGGCCCACAGCATATTAGTGAAGCTATACAATACCGGAGCCTTGACAGGGAAGGATGGCTTGGATAA
- a CDS encoding family 16 glycosylhydrolase, with translation MKYLFFLLIFGSVEMISQTSTPETPGVNLTNWNLVFQENFNYQNTADIDTKWKRQHGEKRYLTEQVFQKDRVILGIEDTIRVIKLQAKYHNEGIQNPDYWNNLYKNANGKIAKYSTGEIITNKKFLYGCIEARIKLPVGRGLFPGFWLMPTYRERQFKDSVPTNWNFDGYMLVGKRYPEEIDIIEQRSYFDPGTNTFNNHIYDFCMFFNDSTSGYKQAVDKVHYFEDTSLAGEWHTYSVKWDMFGQHYYIDGVHKFSNDLWSRSLPSHAESMNVIIGATIITNTSDSSQNPTSNSGSAFIDNTVIGSPTRLVSFADDFGIDDEEILIDWVRVYQEKKFNNPVVWTSGQSDKLGEFDFKNVDKLPIQITGNFITDDLTVADGDEIFIFSRDGLRSSLQRLTNKTTTQTLDLNTGQNISKTHHDVWEVKTIGSEIRESIGNEYMLNNWFIPSVVARTNYAVGDFDGVVGDELFITNDLNQYAVLMKFANTQNTTTLNYYLYNELYNNQTGFGTNKTIRSSNGTTNITRDFNIADKFIAGNFDINDTKDELLWINPLQKKLSILKYNGTGWQNLLETYAANGVVIGTWTVSVDDYYLAGNFDNIPGSNDELLCFNKATGLIHLYRLNISSGTWTKIWDNANTGTSTTPLKINDWWTNPSDEYLAGDYLGNGNTQLLCISRNGGYGFIYEFSFNQVSQNCVLNTKMQNINNERPELSKYISGNYSYVNKDEQITNTLFTMDLYKKCHELGCYDYRYSTTLTSFADALSPTPWTSTNRKNNVGKLENSDIEEQIYVFPNPSNGKTSILFNKKLSGQLLICSNDGKIIQDKKISEQKSLELNLGICCRWNIFCKSNY, from the coding sequence ATGAAATATCTGTTTTTCTTGCTAATTTTTGGCTCGGTTGAAATGATAAGTCAGACATCTACACCTGAAACCCCAGGAGTAAATCTTACCAATTGGAATTTAGTTTTTCAAGAAAACTTTAATTACCAAAATACAGCCGATATTGACACCAAATGGAAAAGGCAGCATGGTGAAAAGCGCTATCTTACTGAGCAAGTTTTTCAAAAAGATAGAGTTATATTAGGAATTGAGGATACAATAAGGGTTATAAAACTTCAGGCGAAATATCATAATGAAGGAATACAAAATCCTGATTATTGGAATAACCTGTATAAAAATGCTAATGGCAAGATTGCTAAATATTCAACAGGGGAAATTATTACTAATAAAAAGTTTTTGTACGGATGTATTGAAGCCAGGATAAAATTACCTGTTGGGAGAGGACTATTTCCGGGATTTTGGTTAATGCCTACATACCGCGAGAGACAATTTAAAGATTCAGTACCTACTAATTGGAATTTTGACGGCTATATGCTTGTTGGCAAAAGATATCCAGAGGAAATTGATATAATTGAACAGCGTTCATATTTTGATCCAGGTACAAATACGTTTAATAATCATATCTATGATTTTTGCATGTTTTTCAATGACAGTACTAGCGGCTATAAACAAGCAGTTGATAAGGTACATTACTTTGAAGACACCTCACTAGCAGGAGAGTGGCATACATATTCAGTTAAATGGGATATGTTCGGGCAGCACTATTATATTGATGGTGTCCACAAGTTCTCAAATGACTTATGGAGTCGAAGTCTTCCGTCTCATGCTGAGTCAATGAATGTCATTATTGGTGCAACTATCATAACGAATACCTCCGATTCTTCACAAAATCCTACCTCTAATTCAGGATCGGCATTTATAGATAATACAGTAATTGGTTCACCAACACGTCTAGTATCTTTTGCTGATGATTTTGGAATCGATGATGAAGAAATACTTATAGATTGGGTAAGAGTTTATCAGGAAAAAAAGTTTAATAATCCCGTCGTGTGGACATCAGGACAATCAGATAAATTAGGCGAGTTTGATTTTAAAAATGTTGATAAATTACCTATACAGATAACGGGTAATTTTATAACCGATGACCTTACAGTAGCCGATGGTGATGAAATATTTATCTTTTCAAGAGATGGATTAAGGTCTTCACTACAGAGACTAACAAACAAAACTACTACACAAACTCTTGACCTGAACACAGGTCAAAATATATCTAAAACACACCACGATGTATGGGAAGTGAAAACTATAGGAAGCGAAATTAGAGAAAGTATAGGTAATGAATATATGCTTAATAATTGGTTTATCCCTTCAGTAGTAGCACGTACAAATTATGCAGTTGGTGATTTTGACGGTGTGGTAGGTGACGAGCTTTTTATTACAAATGATTTAAATCAATATGCCGTCTTGATGAAATTTGCAAATACTCAGAATACTACCACCCTTAATTATTATCTCTATAATGAATTGTATAATAATCAAACAGGTTTTGGAACAAATAAAACTATAAGGTCCAGCAATGGAACTACTAACATTACAAGAGATTTTAATATTGCTGATAAGTTCATAGCAGGGAATTTTGACATAAATGACACTAAAGATGAACTGTTATGGATAAATCCACTTCAAAAAAAATTATCTATTTTAAAGTATAATGGTACAGGCTGGCAAAATTTACTTGAGACCTATGCTGCGAACGGTGTCGTTATAGGAACATGGACAGTATCTGTTGACGATTATTATCTTGCAGGAAATTTTGATAATATACCTGGCTCTAATGATGAATTATTATGTTTCAATAAAGCTACAGGGCTTATACACTTATACCGATTAAACATCAGTAGCGGCACATGGACAAAAATTTGGGATAACGCAAACACAGGAACATCAACTACACCATTAAAAATTAATGATTGGTGGACAAATCCGTCAGATGAATACCTTGCCGGAGATTATTTAGGGAACGGCAATACACAGTTATTATGTATAAGTAGAAATGGCGGATACGGATTTATTTATGAATTTTCATTTAACCAGGTTTCGCAAAATTGTGTTTTAAATACAAAAATGCAAAATATCAATAATGAAAGACCAGAATTATCAAAATACATTTCTGGAAATTATAGCTATGTTAATAAAGATGAACAAATTACCAACACGCTGTTTACAATGGATCTTTATAAAAAATGTCATGAGTTGGGTTGTTATGATTACAGGTATAGCACAACTTTAACCTCTTTTGCTGACGCACTTAGCCCAACACCTTGGACGTCAACTAATCGTAAAAATAATGTGGGTAAACTTGAGAATTCTGATATTGAAGAACAGATTTATGTATTTCCAAATCCAAGCAATGGCAAGACCTCAATTTTATTTAATAAGAAATTGTCTGGACAACTTTTAATTTGCAGCAATGACGGAAAGATAATACAAGATAAAAAAATTAGTGAGCAGAAGAGTCTGGAACTTAATTTAGGAATATGTTGTAGATGGAATATATTTTGTAAGAGTAATTACTGA
- a CDS encoding PH domain-containing protein produces MGLFNAIMGHASEVSIEKITEEYKDILVSGEHIEKAFKLIRDMFVFTNKRLILVDKQGLTGSKVDYVTIPYASIIKFSKESAGLLDLDAELKIWVRGEAMPIKKHFGKDNNINEVYQILGQHILK; encoded by the coding sequence ATGGGATTATTTAATGCAATAATGGGGCACGCCAGTGAAGTGTCAATTGAAAAAATTACTGAAGAATATAAAGACATACTTGTTAGCGGCGAGCATATCGAGAAAGCCTTTAAGCTGATACGCGATATGTTTGTGTTTACCAACAAACGCCTGATACTTGTTGATAAGCAAGGGTTAACGGGCAGTAAAGTTGATTACGTAACAATACCATACGCCAGTATCATTAAATTCTCTAAAGAGAGCGCCGGCCTTCTTGACCTTGATGCGGAATTAAAAATATGGGTGCGCGGTGAAGCAATGCCGATTAAGAAACATTTCGGTAAAGACAATAACATCAATGAAGTATATCAAATATTGGGTCAGCACATACTGAAGTAA
- a CDS encoding sodium:proton antiporter translates to MQDYFVAESYMLMLLAAGIVALLAATVPVLMQRQHVSAPIIYVAIGIIVYFFARQYEFEPLDHLELIERVTEFVVLVALTNAGLKISEPFKWKTWRHSFRLLAFAMLITIIAAAFLGWWIIGLTPATAWLFGAVISPTDPVLASELQTSEPSKKDVSDIKLGLTSEAGINDGLAFPFVYFAIYAATKGLDYENWIGEWFLHKFLIKIAIAVVIGLCCGEVLYRIIFSIKDKGQLTKISRGIISLGLVLLPYAISEIVGGYGFLAVFAAACTFSNREVYNEHMDALHDFNEELEGIVVAIIFLMTGVFIAYHYHILYDLEVITVALLMVFVVRPAAGYISFIRSDLTAFQKFVLSFYGIRGVGSLYYMAYALTSASFAGAEKLLEVTIVTIFISMLVHGLSARTIQLKIKKLHEAEQ, encoded by the coding sequence ATGCAGGACTATTTTGTAGCAGAAAGCTATATGTTGATGTTGCTGGCTGCGGGTATTGTAGCCCTGCTGGCAGCAACTGTGCCGGTTCTGATGCAGAGACAGCATGTATCTGCGCCTATAATTTATGTTGCTATAGGGATAATTGTTTACTTTTTTGCAAGACAGTATGAATTTGAACCGTTAGATCATCTTGAACTGATAGAACGTGTAACAGAATTTGTTGTACTGGTGGCCCTTACCAATGCCGGTTTAAAGATTAGTGAGCCATTTAAATGGAAAACCTGGCGGCACTCTTTCAGGCTGCTGGCATTTGCAATGCTTATTACTATTATTGCTGCTGCTTTTTTAGGGTGGTGGATTATAGGCCTTACCCCTGCTACTGCATGGCTCTTTGGCGCTGTGATTTCACCTACAGACCCTGTACTTGCATCAGAACTGCAAACCTCTGAACCAAGCAAAAAAGATGTTTCTGATATAAAGCTGGGACTTACCAGTGAAGCAGGGATTAATGATGGCCTTGCCTTCCCGTTTGTTTATTTTGCTATCTATGCAGCTACAAAAGGCCTGGATTATGAAAACTGGATAGGCGAATGGTTTCTGCACAAATTCCTCATTAAAATAGCTATTGCCGTAGTAATTGGCTTATGTTGCGGCGAAGTGCTTTACCGTATCATATTTTCTATAAAAGACAAGGGCCAGCTTACCAAAATAAGCCGGGGCATCATATCATTGGGGCTGGTATTGCTGCCCTATGCAATATCTGAAATTGTGGGCGGCTATGGTTTCCTTGCAGTTTTCGCGGCAGCATGCACGTTCAGCAACAGGGAAGTGTATAATGAGCATATGGATGCACTGCATGATTTTAATGAAGAGCTTGAAGGGATTGTCGTGGCAATTATTTTTTTAATGACAGGGGTTTTTATTGCCTACCATTACCACATACTATATGATTTAGAGGTGATTACCGTAGCATTACTTATGGTATTTGTTGTAAGGCCGGCGGCAGGCTATATTTCCTTTATCAGGTCTGACCTTACAGCATTCCAGAAATTTGTCTTATCTTTTTACGGAATTCGTGGTGTGGGTTCATTGTATTACATGGCATATGCCCTTACAAGTGCGTCATTTGCCGGTGCTGAGAAACTTTTAGAAGTTACCATAGTAACCATTTTTATATCAATGTTGGTTCACGGACTTTCTGCACGCACCATCCAGTTAAAAATTAAAAAATTGCATGAAGCAGAACAGTGA
- a CDS encoding FAD-dependent oxidoreductase: MKQNSEGKVVIIGGDAAGMSAASKIRREQPNREIIVFEKSQYTSYSACGVPYYISGTVETFDELIVRSPATFRQKYNIDVRTEHLVLSVDPENNRINILDKKADKTFWENYDQLLIATGAKAFCPDLPGTNAEGVFGISTLKSGINLERYLEEKKPRKAVIVGGGYIGLEMAEALLIRGLNVSLVNRQPQVMNTLDPDMGAMVSDAMRNLGVSLYLGEELKAFSVIDGKVSGVITDKRTIETDIVVLGMGSSPNTDFLKGSGIALGMRGAIKVNGQMQTNLPNIWAAGDCAETLHLVSKMHVHIALGTIANKTGVVAGSSIAGEKAIFPGVVGTAVCKVCKYEVARTGLLERDLQKLGIDYATATITALTRAHYYPGAKNITVKLLAEKNSGRLLGGQIIGEEDAAKRIDVLATALTHNLTLQNIMDLDLSYAPPFSPVWDPVQTAARKLINDI, from the coding sequence ATGAAGCAGAACAGTGAAGGTAAAGTAGTGATCATTGGTGGCGATGCTGCGGGTATGTCGGCTGCATCAAAAATTAGGCGTGAACAGCCTAATCGTGAAATTATCGTCTTTGAAAAATCGCAGTACACCTCCTACTCTGCCTGCGGCGTACCTTATTATATTTCGGGGACTGTTGAAACTTTTGATGAACTTATAGTGCGAAGCCCTGCAACATTCAGGCAGAAATACAATATTGATGTCCGTACTGAACATTTGGTCCTAAGCGTTGACCCTGAAAACAACAGGATTAATATACTTGATAAGAAAGCAGATAAAACATTTTGGGAAAACTATGACCAGCTATTGATTGCTACCGGGGCCAAAGCGTTTTGCCCCGACCTGCCAGGTACAAATGCCGAAGGTGTTTTTGGTATATCTACATTAAAGAGTGGAATCAACCTTGAGCGCTACCTTGAGGAAAAGAAGCCGCGTAAGGCTGTAATTGTTGGTGGCGGGTATATTGGGCTGGAAATGGCAGAAGCATTGCTTATACGCGGCCTGAATGTCTCGCTTGTGAACCGGCAGCCACAGGTTATGAATACACTGGACCCTGATATGGGCGCTATGGTATCTGATGCAATGCGCAATCTTGGCGTTAGCCTCTATCTTGGTGAAGAACTAAAAGCTTTTTCGGTCATTGACGGGAAAGTGAGCGGTGTTATAACTGACAAACGTACTATAGAAACAGATATAGTGGTGCTGGGCATGGGAAGTTCGCCCAATACTGATTTCCTGAAAGGTTCAGGTATAGCTTTAGGAATGAGAGGCGCAATCAAGGTAAATGGACAAATGCAAACCAATTTACCAAATATTTGGGCAGCAGGCGATTGTGCCGAAACACTTCACCTTGTAAGTAAAATGCATGTGCATATAGCTTTGGGCACTATAGCCAATAAAACAGGTGTGGTTGCGGGAAGCAGCATCGCAGGAGAAAAGGCTATATTCCCCGGGGTTGTTGGCACGGCTGTTTGTAAAGTGTGCAAGTATGAAGTGGCGCGTACCGGCTTGCTTGAAAGAGACCTGCAAAAACTTGGTATTGACTATGCCACCGCAACAATAACAGCGCTTACAAGGGCACATTACTATCCGGGAGCAAAAAATATTACGGTAAAGCTTTTAGCTGAAAAAAATAGCGGAAGGCTGCTTGGCGGACAGATTATTGGTGAGGAAGATGCTGCAAAGCGTATTGACGTTCTGGCTACTGCGCTTACACACAACCTTACTTTGCAGAATATTATGGATCTCGATTTATCTTATGCGCCCCCCTTCTCGCCGGTTTGGGATCCGGTGCAGACTGCCGCACGAAAACTTATAAACGATATTTAG
- a CDS encoding endonuclease: protein MEKITLLLLLPFYCLAQIPAYYSSVDFTQNAEDIKSQLSALVTTTHTYQLIYTPDVWNALKQSDLDPNDNTKVLLIYGYNDADAITSNDRTRSKDASCHTSSCAGLWVREHVFAQSVGTPPLGQEGPGSDAHHLRAIDAQMNNTRSNKKFTAGSGNAFSVSTASWYPGDEWKGDVARMMMYMYLRYQSQCPPTNIGLGSTSYSPLGDMPNIFLEWNQQDPVSQYELNRNVVLQSMQGNRNPFIDNPYLATMIWGGPQAPDSWGVLATDAEIAEDNVVLYPTITTGIINVENTGGRNFTYSAYNNLGQQVQVQKSGSVIDMANNAKGLYFVTLTDDAGKSKTFRIILN from the coding sequence ATGGAGAAGATTACATTATTACTTTTACTGCCATTTTATTGTTTAGCGCAAATTCCTGCTTATTACAGCTCAGTTGACTTTACGCAAAATGCAGAAGATATTAAATCTCAGCTTTCAGCTCTTGTTACAACAACACACACTTACCAGCTTATATATACACCTGATGTTTGGAATGCTTTGAAACAGAGTGATCTTGACCCTAATGACAATACAAAAGTATTACTTATTTACGGCTATAATGATGCTGATGCAATTACTAGCAATGACCGTACACGCAGTAAAGATGCCAGTTGCCATACTTCAAGCTGTGCAGGGCTGTGGGTGCGTGAGCATGTATTTGCGCAGTCTGTTGGCACACCTCCCTTGGGGCAGGAAGGGCCGGGAAGTGATGCACACCACTTAAGGGCTATTGATGCACAGATGAATAATACCCGAAGCAATAAAAAATTTACTGCCGGAAGCGGTAATGCATTTTCTGTAAGTACAGCTTCATGGTATCCTGGAGATGAATGGAAGGGTGACGTAGCACGCATGATGATGTATATGTACTTGCGCTACCAGTCTCAATGCCCGCCAACAAATATTGGCCTGGGCAGCACATCATACAGCCCTCTGGGTGATATGCCTAATATTTTTCTGGAATGGAATCAACAGGATCCCGTAAGCCAGTATGAGCTTAACCGCAATGTCGTATTGCAAAGCATGCAGGGCAACCGTAACCCTTTTATTGACAATCCCTACCTGGCTACCATGATATGGGGCGGCCCGCAGGCGCCGGACAGTTGGGGAGTACTGGCGACAGACGCTGAAATTGCTGAAGATAATGTAGTGCTTTATCCTACCATAACAACAGGTATAATTAATGTTGAAAATACCGGCGGTAGGAATTTTACATATTCTGCCTATAATAATCTGGGGCAGCAGGTGCAGGTTCAAAAATCCGGCAGTGTGATAGATATGGCCAATAATGCGAAAGGTCTTTATTTTGTAACGCTTACAGATGATGCCGGTAAATCAAAAACTTTTCGCATCATTCTCAACTAA